A stretch of Leishmania braziliensis MHOM/BR/75/M2904 complete genome, chromosome 11 DNA encodes these proteins:
- a CDS encoding putative kinesin, with protein sequence MSGSPSISSLPLSLAARDEVVIDEGVGIVVRVRPLSTKERADARVHNCIQCLPDCVIIGGSPPTRASRRAGAAVPTSQPTRATARPYQFSVDHVFNTHASQIEVYEQSCKRIVEGVFHGINGSILAYGATGSGKTHTMFGSTMSAAGIVYQAVQDIFAEKERLEEEEGKRVRIKCSFLEIYNEDVYDLLAKPTGENGGSAKSLANGGTGASGRESKRVPLQVREACGATASASAGFDACESDTNSNGGLHIHGLTHIFPETLEDFARSIEYGHAQRFVAATGANAQSSRSHAIITVEIEVRDGNTCATIGGCGFASSMTEEGDASETNMELSPSKRAAKKKKKPPGSTVTIAKIQFADLAGSERAAATSNTGLRLREGGNINRSLLALGAVVQSLAQQKVRRRQTGGKGGGKMFIPYRGSKLTRVLRSSIGGNCRTQILFCLNPSTKHTEEAVNTLKFAMNAREVQVEAYRNEFAINSSQLAKTQEALIEELREELTRAQSALAAYTGDVGGDDSYNSSGGEGSQSRLANTVLATEGGASSNGSPLMTPTTQQGSLPTTLDSPIVPLSSGDRDRSSPAPTPAVPAVPPCPNRNAQRGTITPSAATADDGASSLSMNASHTPMPVSGADMPRGSSVPHSSLNCRTARPSVFAENTPLFSELEAKLKNFSAQKESLYHEVREAQERQRDRETQLREQKWRLATFLVSNASGNQAREGVDGNCTTAVGVAGLRKMIAALEAEQAQQADELKVLTKRLDDADRQFAATRQDLLRERQGTSLELLLDNARLRQGCTEAECLAAHYHQECRSLLNRQAEYAEALSKCVEAIQCLCPYLAQLTSLTSSLHSSVNGNAIAAAVKRANVALLYALLPTTSTAQMMAVFEFTLRLTMQSPLLSPALLSVSALSHSPSQTPSFAHPPLAPSPTNRSGGGGSSSSSPLRGGGSSGTRSSNHLASHFRDLMATAESMHLTSSSEQETSDKTEGVRTRHGHLVLPTADSSSSPERCPSIQQASKGDGFRGRAPAAGTSGPSKAFRRTGSSTGLTRGTVSPPAGGQKRRSGPGPDKTSLSGLTGEHVLRSTNGVAGGAAPKKNLGGGAPSAHELQRSVTAPLQFGSVVSHSTKAARKPKAVGDSGSATSSLARRHAGTQRVALHRGPQRTPDGNPGGGDADAASPCAFVRSNTASALRANASALHSAGYNLRGRPNHRSGVSSSPPKPTQASAEATGHNGSSRSMPSRNGPAKKKQNSGSRTSGGRLTTSTSSSYPDVDGGQPRAPPHQERRCSGDGVESHLLTSASPSASKLRRSNTKTDKLTRFQATTAAGSPSRMARTAGASVQRRLDCAEATAESLTAAVIPSRILSSSSDSISQSVSCESGSSGYNRSLDGQIATSGAGTNGKKKAANGALSSPDSTPQLTMARLLECAAATAVPALPQYGAGCSPNTHSSDCANKENGQQLFQLRTRTSFTDDLMVSISTCLSDALSPTSRGQVSSSYC encoded by the coding sequence ATGAGTGGGTCGCCATCGAtttcgtcgctgccgctgtcgctggcaGCTCGTGATGAAGTCGTTATCGATGAGGGAGTTGGCATCGTGGTGCGCGtccgccctctctccacaAAAGAGCGGGCAGATGCCAGGGTGCATAACTGCATTCAGTGCTTGCCGGACTGCGTCATAATTGGCGGCAGCCCCCCCACACGGGCATCAAGGCGTGCGGGCGCGGCAGTTCCAACCTCGCAGCCGACACGTGCCACAGCTCGCCCATACCAGTTCTCCGTCGATCACGTGTTCAACACGCACGCCTCGCAAATTGAGGTGTACGAGCAGTCGTGCAAGCGCATCGTAGAGGGAGTCTTCCACGGCATCAACGGCTCCATCCTCGCCTACGGCGCAACCGGCTCTGGCAAGACGCACACCATGTTTGGCAGCACGATGAGTGCTGCTGGTATTGTGTACCAGGCCGTCCAGGACATCTTTGCCGAGAAGGAGCggctggaggaagaggagggcaagCGGGTGCGCATCAAGTGCAGCTTCCTCGAGATCTACAATGAGGATGTGTACGATCTGCTCGCCAAGCCGACTGGAGagaacggcggcagcgcgaaaTCTTTGGCGAACGGTGGCACTGGCGCCTCAGGCCGAGAGTCGAAGCGAGTCCCTCTTCAGGTGCGCGAGGCATGCGGCGCCACGGCGTCCGCATCTGCCGGCTTTGACGCATGTGAAAGCGACACTAACAGCAACGGCGGGCTGCACATTCATGGGCTCACGCATATCTTCCCCGAGACGCTCGAGGACTTCGCCCGGAGTATCGAGTACGGCCACGCACAGCGGTTTGTGGCCGCCACCGGGGCCAATGCGCAGTCCAGTCGCTCACACGCGATCATCACTGTCGAGATAGAGGTGCGTGATGGCAACACCTGCGCCACCatcggcggctgcggctttGCATCTTCAATGACGGAGGAAGGCGATGCGTCAGAGACAAACATGGAGCTCTCGCCATCgaagagagcagcaaagaagaaaaagaagccGCCGGGGTCAACGGTCACCATCGCGAAGATTCAATTCGCGGATCTGGCGGGCTCTGAGCGAGCCGCCGCGACAAGCAATACCGGCCTGCGTCTTCGCGAGGGCGGCAACATCAACCGCTCCCTGCTAGCCCtcggtgctgtcgtgcagAGCCTGGCACAGCAGaaggtgcggcggcggcagacaGGCGGAAAGGGTGGAGGCAAAATGTTTATTCCTTACCGTGGGTCCAAGCTGACGCGGGTGCTACGCTCCAGCATCGGCGGCAACTGCCGCACGCAGATCCTCTTCTGCCTGAACCCGAGCACAAAGCACACGGAGGAGGCAGTGAACACATTGAAGTTTGCGATGAACGCCAGGGAGGTTCAGGTGGAGGCGTACCGCAACGAGTTTGCCATCAACTCAAGTCAACTAGCGAAGACACAGGAGGCGCTtatcgaggagctgcgagaGGAGCTCACTCGCGCGCAATCCGCCCTTGCTGCGTACACCGGCGATGTCGGTGGCGACGACTCCTacaacagcagtggcggcgaagGGAGCCAGTCGCGACTTGCTAACACGGTGCTGGCCACCGAGGGCGGTGCCAGCAGCAACGGAAGCCCTTTGATGACTCCAACCACTCAACAGGGGTCGCTGCCAACGACGTTGGACAGCCCTATTGTTCCCCTCAGCAGTGGCGATCGCGACCGCAGTAGTCCGGCGCCTACACCGGCAGTGCCAGCCGTGCCCCCGTGTCCTAACAGGAACGCGCAGCGAGGCACCATCACACCATCTGCGGCGACCGCAGATGATGGAGCCTCATCGCTGTCCATGAACGCATCCCACACACCCATGCCAGTCAGTGGCGCTGACATGCCGCGAGGTAGCAGCGTGCCACACTCGTCCCTCAACTGCCGCACCGCTCGACCGTCTGTCTTCGCCGAAAACACTCCGCTTTTCTCTGAGCTGGAGGCAAAGCTGAAAAACTTCTCTGCGCAGAAGGAAAGCCTTTACCACGAGGTGCGCGAGGCGCAGGAACGCCAGCGTGATAGGGAGACGCAGCTGCGAGAGCAGAAGTGGCGACTTGCCACCTTTCTCGTCAGCAACGCCTCCGGCAACCAAGCACGCGAGGGGGTGGACGGCaactgcaccaccgccgttgGCGTCGCCGGCCTGCGCAAGATGATTGCGGCCctggaggcggagcaggcaCAGCAAGCAGACGAGCTGAAAGTGTTGACAAAGCGGCTCGATGACGCAGATCGGCAGTTCGCTGCCACACGGCAGGACCTGCTACGCGAGCGACAGGGCACCTCACTTGAGCTACTGTTGGACAATGCCCGTCTGCGCCAAGGCTGCACGGAGGCCGAGTGCCTGGCCGCGCATTACCATCAGGAGTGCCGCTCGCTGCTCAACCGTCAGGCCGAATACGCTGAAGCGCTAAGCAAGTGTGTTGAGGCCATTCAGTGCCTTTGCCCGTACCTTGCTCAGCTTACTTCCCTCACATCCTCACTGCACAGCAGTGTCAATGGCAACGCCATCGCGGCTGCGGTCAAGAGGGCGAATGTGGCTCTCTTGtatgcgctgctgcccaccaCGTCTACTGCGCAGATGATGGCTGTGTTTGAGTTCACGCTGCGCTTGACTATGCaatcgccgctgctgtcgccagcGTTGCTATCGGTTTCGGCGCTCTCACACTCACCTTCGCAGACGCCTTCCTTTGCGCACCCGCCGCTGGCACCAAGTCCGACGAACCGGTCCGggggcggtggcagcagcagcagcagtccactgcgcggtggcggctctTCAGGTACTCGTAGCTCGAATCACCTCGCGTCGCACTTTCGCGACCTGATGGCCACCGCCGAGTCGATGCATctcaccagcagcagcgagcaggAGACGAGCGACAAAACGGAGGGGGTCCGCACGCGTCACGGCCATCTGGTCCTGCCGACGGCTGACAGCAGTAGTAGTCCAGAGCGGTGTCCTTCCATACAGCAGGCGAGCAAGGGTGATGGGTTCCGTGGCCGGGCTCCCGCAGCCGGTACCAGCGGTCCCTCCAAGGCGTTCAGGCGCACGGGTAGCTCCACAGGCTTGACGCGGGGCACAGTGTCGCCGCCAGCTGGAGGCCAGAAGAGGCGCTCCGGCCCGGGACCAGACAAGACGTCATTGAGTGGATTGACCGGCGAACACGTGCTTCGTAGCACCAACGGAGtagcaggaggtgcagccCCCAAAAAGAATttgggtggtggtgcaccaAGCGCGCACGAGCTTCAGCGGTCCGTCACCGCCCCGCTCCAGTTCGGTTCAGTGGTGTCGCACTCCACTAAAGCAGCTCGTAAACCGAAGGCCGTTGGGGACTCGGGCTCCGCCACTTCATCACTGGCGCGACGCCACGCAGGTACGCAGCGGGTTGCCCTGCATCGGGGACCCCAACGGACGCCCGACGGCAATCCCGGTGGTGGGGACGCCGACGCGGCTTCCCCCTGCGCCTTTGTGCGCAGCAACACCGCGTCTGCATTGCGGGCTAACGCATCCGCCCTGCACTCTGCAGGCTACAACCTTAGAGGGCGGCCGAACCATCGCAGCGGCGTGAGTTCGTCACCGCCGAAGCCTACGCAGGCGTCTGCGGAGGCGACAGGGCACAACGGCAGTAGTCGGAGCATGCCGAGCAGAAACGGTCCAGCCAAGAAGAAGCAGAACAGTGGCAGCAGAACTTCAGGTGGCAGGCTCACTACCAGCACGTCATCGTCTTACCCCGACGTAGACGGCGGCCAAccacgcgcaccgccgcatcaggagaggcggtgcagcggcgatggtgtggaGTCGCACCTGCTCACTTCCGCATCGCCGTCAGCATCAAAGTTACGTCGTTCCAATACGAAGACAGACAAACTTACCCGATTCCAGGCGACAACTGCTGCTGGCAGTCCCTCTCGTATGGCCAGGACAGCAGGGGCCTCGGTGCAGCGCCGGCTGGATTGTGCTGAGGCCACTGCGGAGAGCCTCACTGCCGCAGTTATCCCGTCCCGCATCTtgtcctccagcagcgaTAGCATCAGCCAGAGCGTGAGCTGCGAGTCAGGTTCCTCGGGCTACAATAGATCGCTAGATGGCCAAATTGCCACCTCTGGAGCGGGTACCaacggaaagaaaaaggccGCCAATGGCGCACTCAGTAGCCCTGACAGCACCCCACAGTTGACGATGGCGCGCCTGCTGGAgtgcgcggcagcgacggcagtgcCTGCGCTACCGCAGTACGGTGCCGGCTGCTCTCCAAATACACACAGTAGTGACTGTGCCAACAAGGAGAACGGCCAACAACTGTTTCAGTTGCGCACCCGCACTTCCTTCACGGATGACCTCATGGTAAGTATCAGCACGTGCCTCTCCGATGCGCTATCACCAACCAGTCGAGGGCAAGTATCCTCAAGCTACTGCTAA
- a CDS encoding putative 60S ribosomal protein L24: MRIEQCSFCSAPVYPGHGQMFVRNDCKIFRFCSSKCRKNFGMKRNPMKLKWTKTFRKANSKELAVDSTMDFEQRRNIPVKYNRELLGDTLKVMKRVEKIKQRRQEDLWARRMEKARHQEKQEAASALKHNIDWIEDIEIKHKARDDLVAIQQEREEKKVKRREANKKRQQKQRQAEKATGTSAFHSAKKK; this comes from the coding sequence ATGAGGATTGAGCAGTGCTCCTTCTGCAGTGCCCCGGTCTACCCGGGGCACGGGCAGATGTTCGTGCGCAACGACTGCAAAATATTTCGCTTCTGCTCCAGCAAGTGCCGCAAGAACTTCGGCATGAAGCGCAACCCAATGAAGTTGAAGTGGACGAAGACGTTCCGAAAGGCAAACAGCAAGGAGCTGGCGGTCGATAGCACCATGGACtttgagcagcgccgcaacaTCCCTGTCAAGTACAACCGCGAACTGCTCGGCGACACGCTGAAGGTGATGAAGCGCGTAGAGAAGATCAAACAGCGACGTCAGGAAGACTTGTGGGCGAGGCGCATGGAGAAGGCCCGCCATCAAGAGAAGCAAGAGGCTGCCTCGGCGCTCAAGCACAACATCGACTGGATCGAGGATATTGAGATCAAGCACAAGGCGCGCGATGATTTGGTAGCCATCCAGCAAGAGcgcgaggagaagaaggtgaagcGCCGCGAGGCTAACAAGAAGCgtcagcagaagcagcgtcAGGCAGAGAAGGCTACGGGCACGTCCGCCTTCCACTCTGCCAAGAAGAAGtag